One genomic window of Ruminococcus gauvreauii includes the following:
- a CDS encoding DMT family transporter yields the protein MKQYKGIIYIIISAFCFALMNVFVRLAGELPSVQKSFFRNFVAFLFAAAIMMRRQISVRCGAGNFRYLLLRSVFGTLGILCNFYAVDHLVLADASMLNKMSPFFAIIFSYLILKEKVTPVQALAVAGAFIGSLFIIRPTLLNMDLIPSLIGLLGGIGAGAAYTMVRLLGERGEEGPRIVCIFSGFSCLVTLPFLIFDYHPMTWQQFGILLLAGLSAAGGQFSITAAYCYAPAKEISIYDYSQIIFSAILGFAIFGQLPDMLSWLGYVTICSMAVMMFFYNRRGYRRSAETHAP from the coding sequence GTGAAACAGTACAAAGGGATTATCTATATCATAATTTCAGCATTTTGTTTTGCACTGATGAATGTATTTGTGCGTCTGGCGGGAGAACTTCCTTCTGTACAGAAGAGTTTCTTCAGGAACTTCGTCGCGTTTCTGTTTGCGGCTGCTATTATGATGCGGCGGCAGATCTCTGTCAGATGCGGAGCGGGAAATTTCAGGTATCTGCTACTTCGGTCAGTATTCGGTACGCTTGGTATCCTGTGCAATTTCTACGCAGTGGATCATCTGGTACTTGCAGATGCATCCATGCTGAATAAAATGTCGCCGTTTTTTGCGATTATATTCAGTTATCTCATCCTGAAAGAAAAAGTAACTCCGGTGCAGGCACTCGCAGTGGCGGGGGCATTTATCGGCAGTCTGTTTATCATCAGGCCAACCCTGCTCAATATGGATCTGATTCCCTCACTGATCGGACTGCTGGGAGGAATCGGGGCAGGGGCAGCCTATACAATGGTTCGTCTTCTGGGGGAGCGCGGTGAGGAGGGACCGAGAATCGTGTGTATATTTTCCGGGTTTTCCTGTCTTGTCACACTGCCGTTCCTGATCTTTGACTATCATCCAATGACATGGCAGCAGTTCGGCATCCTGCTTCTTGCAGGACTCAGTGCCGCGGGCGGGCAGTTCTCCATAACGGCAGCCTACTGTTACGCTCCGGCAAAGGAGATTTCAATCTATGATTATTCACAGATTATATTTTCGGCCATTCTGGGGTTCGCAATCTTCGGACAGCTTCCGGACATGCTCAGCTGGCTGGGGTATGTGACGATATGCAGTATGGCGGTCATGATGTTTTTTTATAACAGGCGTGGTTATCGAAGATCGGCTGAAACGCATGCGCCGTGA
- a CDS encoding TIGR00266 family protein — protein sequence MRYEIKGETLPVVICQLEEGETMITEGGGMAWMSPNMAMETSTNGGLGKAFGRMFSGDTFFQNRYTAKGGPGMISFASCFPGSIKAFDITPGHEMIVQKSAFLASEHTVELSVHFQKKLSSGFFGGEGFILQKLSGTGTVFTEFDGHVVEYELKDGQEIVIDTGHLAAMSASCRMEIRTVPGVKNMLFGGEGLFNTVVTGPGHVWLQTMPISNVAGVLRPYMPTGN from the coding sequence ATGAGATATGAAATTAAAGGTGAAACACTTCCGGTTGTTATCTGCCAGCTTGAGGAAGGGGAGACGATGATCACTGAGGGCGGCGGGATGGCCTGGATGTCACCGAATATGGCTATGGAAACATCAACAAACGGAGGACTTGGAAAGGCTTTTGGAAGAATGTTCTCGGGAGACACCTTTTTTCAGAACCGTTATACGGCGAAGGGAGGACCGGGGATGATCTCGTTCGCATCCTGCTTTCCGGGATCGATCAAGGCATTTGATATCACACCCGGTCACGAGATGATCGTTCAGAAATCGGCGTTTTTGGCCTCGGAACATACGGTGGAGCTTTCTGTGCATTTTCAGAAAAAACTTAGTTCCGGCTTTTTTGGAGGGGAGGGGTTTATCCTGCAGAAGCTCAGCGGGACCGGGACTGTATTTACGGAATTCGACGGACATGTGGTGGAGTATGAATTAAAAGATGGGCAGGAGATTGTGATCGATACCGGGCACCTCGCAGCGATGTCGGCGAGCTGCAGGATGGAGATCCGGACGGTGCCGGGAGTGAAGAATATGTTGTTTGGAGGAGAGGGTCTGTTCAATACAGTAGTGACGGGACCGGGTCATGTATGGCTTCAGACGATGCCGATCAGCAATGTCGCAGGCGTACTGCGTCCATATATGCCGACCGGCAATTAA
- a CDS encoding Hsp20/alpha crystallin family protein yields MLMPSIFGESLFDEMFRFPYGMRYVSKPSASAEKSAGVPAFMKTDVKEAENGYEVAIDLPGYTKEDVKAELKDGYLTITATRNSEQEQTDEKTKYIRRERYTGQCSRTFYVGEEVTQEDIKASFKDGILYLGIPKKDKKAVEEPKYIPIEG; encoded by the coding sequence ATGTTGATGCCCAGTATTTTTGGAGAAAGTTTATTTGATGAGATGTTCCGATTCCCGTATGGAATGCGCTATGTATCCAAACCGTCCGCTTCCGCGGAGAAGTCTGCAGGAGTTCCGGCATTTATGAAAACAGATGTGAAAGAAGCGGAGAACGGATATGAGGTGGCGATTGATCTGCCGGGTTACACCAAAGAGGATGTGAAGGCGGAATTAAAAGACGGTTACCTTACCATAACAGCAACCAGGAACTCCGAGCAGGAACAAACAGATGAGAAGACAAAGTATATCCGCAGGGAACGTTACACAGGTCAGTGTTCCAGAACGTTTTACGTAGGAGAGGAGGTAACGCAGGAAGATATCAAAGCATCTTTCAAAGATGGGATTCTGTATCTCGGCATTCCGAAGAAAGATAAAAAGGCTGTGGAAGAGCCGAAATATATCCCGATCGAGGGTTAA
- a CDS encoding tyrosine-type recombinase/integrase, translating to MLAEKEDRAPVLIPHISAHILRHTGCTRMAECGLDPKILQYIMGHADIGITMNIYNHVDEARVKNEMQKAESIVKYE from the coding sequence ATGCTTGCAGAAAAGGAAGACAGAGCGCCGGTGCTAATACCTCATATATCAGCCCATATTTTAAGGCACACAGGATGCACCAGAATGGCGGAGTGCGGACTGGATCCAAAGATTCTACAATACATTATGGGACATGCCGATATAGGCATTACAATGAATATATACAATCATGTGGATGAGGCCAGGGTAAAAAATGAGATGCAAAAGGCAGAGAGTATTGTTAAATATGAATGA